The Crocinitomicaceae bacterium genome includes a region encoding these proteins:
- a CDS encoding benzoyl-CoA reductase subunit A, whose translation MNKYYLGIDLGSTTSKAVIIDENDQIIGRGITNTRANYKVAADIAREEAIYDARFTLLSNIIKTDMEAKPEFKKYMEDIRTVFQYQQFKRRMEILEEKLVKTSEAFPYPNKNEIIDRLKSILNVIRPQIRHEFVHGGLGSKNQFFRDIVSERYNLEVAKAGKEFYEPLMLAFDKSITPVENEMVQYNFKELILESMKVLEEKYKGLADEQEDGSKEDWYYAELNAVRNNYKNVELSLREHFELVAEQEIHIANMVGTGYGRALLPFPEECIKSEILCHAFGAHAVFPNTRTVLDIGGQDTKAIQVDSHGLVTSFHMNDRCAAGCGRYLGYIADEFGISLNELGPEAMSATKETTICSTCTVFAGAEVKELIHNGEERPNILAGLHKAIVQRAMSLIARSGGVKNEFTFTGGVARNQAVLKYVKQMVTESYGEVTMNIHTDSIFMGALGGAMFARRNVTAALPA comes from the coding sequence ATGAACAAATATTATCTTGGAATAGATCTCGGCTCAACTACTTCAAAAGCCGTTATCATCGATGAGAACGATCAAATCATTGGCAGAGGAATCACCAATACACGTGCTAACTACAAAGTAGCTGCAGATATTGCGCGTGAAGAAGCCATTTATGATGCGCGTTTCACCTTGCTTTCAAATATCATCAAAACAGATATGGAAGCAAAACCTGAGTTTAAAAAATACATGGAAGACATTCGTACCGTTTTTCAATATCAGCAATTTAAACGCAGAATGGAAATTTTGGAAGAAAAACTGGTGAAAACATCTGAAGCTTTTCCTTATCCAAACAAAAATGAAATCATTGACAGATTGAAATCAATTTTGAATGTAATTCGTCCGCAAATCAGACATGAGTTTGTACACGGTGGCTTAGGTTCAAAAAATCAATTCTTCCGTGATATTGTAAGTGAAAGATATAATCTTGAAGTTGCTAAAGCAGGAAAAGAATTTTACGAACCCTTGATGCTGGCTTTTGATAAGAGTATTACACCGGTTGAAAACGAAATGGTACAATACAATTTCAAAGAACTGATTCTTGAGTCAATGAAAGTACTTGAAGAAAAATATAAAGGTCTTGCAGACGAACAAGAAGATGGCTCAAAAGAAGATTGGTATTATGCTGAATTGAATGCCGTGCGTAACAATTATAAAAACGTTGAGCTTTCATTGCGTGAACATTTTGAGTTGGTAGCTGAGCAAGAAATTCATATTGCCAACATGGTAGGCACCGGATACGGACGTGCCTTGTTACCATTCCCTGAAGAATGTATTAAATCTGAAATTCTTTGTCACGCATTTGGTGCACACGCCGTGTTTCCAAACACCCGTACCGTGCTTGATATTGGCGGACAAGATACCAAAGCAATTCAGGTTGACAGCCACGGCTTGGTAACTAGTTTCCACATGAATGACCGTTGTGCTGCCGGTTGCGGACGATACCTTGGTTATATTGCTGATGAGTTTGGTATTTCATTAAATGAACTTGGACCTGAAGCAATGAGTGCTACAAAAGAAACAACCATTTGTTCAACTTGTACCGTATTTGCAGGTGCAGAAGTAAAAGAGCTTATTCATAATGGTGAAGAGCGTCCAAACATTCTTGCCGGTCTGCACAAAGCAATTGTACAACGCGCCATGTCTCTGATTGCACGCTCAGGCGGAGTAAAAAATGAATTTACATTTACCGGAGGTGTTGCCAGAAATCAAGCCGTGTTGAAATATGTAAAACAAATGGTCACTGAGTCGTATGGTGAAGTAACCATGAATATTCACACAGATTCAATTTTTATGGGTGCGCTTGGCGGAGCCATGTTTGCACGCAGAAATGTAACCGCCGCTTTACCGGCATAA
- a CDS encoding 3-oxoacyl-ACP reductase FabG produces the protein MNKTVLLVGSSGGLGRAIAKELSEKGYTLALHYYKNKPEPIGSSDKTYYADITREDEVREMITQVVSDFGKIDFVINNAGISKSEMSWKTSADSWNQTLGVNLTGPFFVAKHVLPHMRENAGGRIIFISSVVAEAGFPGTSAYAASKAGLIGLTKTLAREVAQKNITVNCIAPGYFSTGMIQDVTPEIQEQLKKQIPVGRLGDPAEIVALIEYIFSEKSAYLNGQTIGLNGGLMMR, from the coding sequence ATGAATAAGACGGTATTACTGGTTGGAAGTTCAGGTGGACTTGGCCGTGCAATTGCAAAAGAATTATCTGAGAAAGGATACACACTTGCTTTGCATTATTACAAAAACAAACCTGAACCTATAGGCTCTTCAGACAAAACTTACTACGCCGACATCACACGAGAAGATGAAGTGCGAGAAATGATTACTCAGGTAGTAAGTGACTTCGGAAAAATTGATTTTGTCATCAACAATGCAGGCATTTCTAAAAGTGAAATGAGTTGGAAAACAAGCGCTGATAGCTGGAATCAAACACTCGGAGTTAATCTAACCGGTCCGTTTTTTGTTGCTAAACACGTTTTGCCTCACATGAGAGAAAATGCTGGGGGCAGAATCATTTTTATTTCATCAGTTGTTGCTGAAGCCGGTTTTCCGGGAACGTCTGCTTATGCCGCTTCTAAGGCAGGTTTAATTGGGTTAACCAAAACTCTTGCACGTGAAGTGGCTCAAAAAAATATTACAGTGAACTGCATTGCGCCAGGATATTTTTCAACAGGGATGATTCAGGATGTAACACCTGAAATTCAAGAACAACTCAAAAAACAAATTCCGGTTGGTCGTCTCGGTGACCCGGCAGAAATTGTGGCATTAATTGAATATATCTTTTCTGAAAAATCAGCCTATCTCAACGGTCAAACCATTGGTCTAAACGGTGGCTTGATGATGCGGTAA
- a CDS encoding peptide deformylase produces MVLPIVAYGSPILKKEAEEIDEDYEGLSQLIADMFETMYEASGVGLAAPQIDRSIRLFIVDASPFAEIEEGEEPDPKAAGLENFKKVFINPIIEDESGDEWPFAEGCLSIPKIREEVMRKPKIKISYYDEKWNFHEDEFDGYAARIIQHEYDHIEGILFTDHLSPLKRRILKKKLTNISKGEVDVPYRMKFPNQQRKK; encoded by the coding sequence ATGGTATTACCAATTGTTGCTTACGGGTCACCTATTCTTAAAAAAGAGGCTGAAGAAATAGATGAGGATTATGAAGGATTATCACAACTCATCGCTGATATGTTTGAAACCATGTATGAAGCCAGTGGAGTAGGCTTGGCCGCACCGCAAATTGATCGCTCTATTCGTTTATTTATTGTTGATGCTTCTCCTTTTGCTGAAATTGAAGAGGGAGAAGAACCAGACCCCAAGGCAGCTGGACTTGAAAATTTTAAAAAGGTATTTATAAATCCGATCATTGAAGATGAGTCAGGCGATGAATGGCCTTTTGCTGAAGGTTGTCTCAGTATTCCTAAAATTAGAGAAGAGGTGATGCGCAAGCCAAAAATTAAAATCAGTTATTATGATGAGAAGTGGAATTTTCATGAAGATGAATTTGATGGCTATGCGGCGCGGATTATTCAGCATGAATATGATCACATTGAAGGTATTTTGTTCACAGATCATCTCAGCCCGCTCAAAAGAAGAATACTGAAGAAAAAACTCACCAATATTTCAAAAGGAGAAGTTGACGTACCTTATCGTATGAAATTTCCGAATCAACAAAGAAAAAAATAA
- the upp gene encoding uracil phosphoribosyltransferase, with product MVHEISKTNSVFNQFIAEIRNKDIQADPLRFRKNLERMGEIMGYELSKTLQYELTKVQTPLGIAEVFQLKKQPVIASILRAGLTLHTGLLGIFDRAENAFISAYREEKNGGQLKVHVEYLASPDLNGKTLIIADPMLATGQSMTLVYEAIQRNGSPEKIHVVSAVASKQAIDFVEKILPSNAEIWVGVVDPELNDQAYIVPGIGDAGDLAFGLKL from the coding sequence ATGGTGCATGAAATAAGCAAAACCAATTCTGTATTCAACCAGTTCATTGCTGAAATCAGAAATAAAGATATACAAGCTGATCCTTTGCGTTTCAGAAAAAATTTGGAGCGTATGGGTGAAATCATGGGTTATGAATTAAGCAAAACACTGCAGTATGAGCTAACTAAAGTTCAAACACCGTTGGGAATTGCTGAGGTGTTTCAATTGAAAAAACAACCGGTAATAGCATCAATTTTACGTGCCGGTTTGACTTTACACACAGGCTTACTTGGAATTTTTGATCGTGCTGAAAATGCGTTTATCTCGGCATATCGTGAAGAAAAAAATGGAGGACAGTTAAAGGTGCACGTTGAGTACTTGGCTAGTCCTGACTTGAATGGCAAAACATTAATCATTGCTGATCCCATGCTTGCAACCGGACAGTCTATGACATTAGTATATGAAGCAATTCAGCGAAACGGAAGTCCTGAAAAAATTCATGTAGTTTCGGCAGTGGCTAGCAAACAAGCGATTGATTTTGTAGAAAAAATTCTGCCGTCAAACGCTGAAATTTGGGTAGGTGTGGTTGACCCTGAATTAAATGACCAGGCATACATTGTACCGGGCATCGGTGATGCCGGTGATCTTGCCTTTGGCTTAAAATTGTAG
- a CDS encoding tetratricopeptide repeat protein translates to MKRYIMMSCFCFSIAMLSACAGNDDEVIYDEKQDDFISRVDYDEFSKELVDLENKILSQTPPDENLLIEATTKFQDFAGYFPEDPKAPEYLLKASDYAYTLQQYEKSVKILDRIITEYPQYNRMEDVMFNKASHLDFELRDTTRAKEAYQQFMDKFPQSDLVDDAQSRIENIEYSAEELIEKFMKERDSKPQ, encoded by the coding sequence ATGAAGCGTTATATCATGATGAGTTGTTTTTGTTTTTCCATTGCCATGCTGAGTGCATGCGCAGGAAATGATGATGAAGTAATTTATGACGAAAAGCAAGATGATTTTATCTCACGTGTTGATTACGATGAATTTTCAAAAGAACTGGTTGATCTTGAAAATAAAATTCTTTCACAGACACCGCCTGATGAAAACTTGCTGATTGAAGCAACTACCAAATTTCAGGATTTCGCAGGATATTTTCCTGAAGATCCTAAAGCGCCTGAATATTTATTGAAAGCATCTGACTACGCATATACGCTTCAACAATATGAAAAAAGTGTAAAAATATTAGACCGTATCATTACAGAATATCCTCAATACAACCGCATGGAGGATGTGATGTTCAACAAAGCAAGTCATCTTGATTTTGAATTGCGTGACACCACTAGAGCTAAAGAAGCATATCAGCAATTCATGGATAAATTTCCGCAAAGTGATTTGGTTGATGACGCTCAAAGCAGAATTGAAAATATTGAGTACTCAGCTGAGGAACTCATTGAAAAGTTTATGAAAGAAAGGGATTCTAAACCGCAATAG
- a CDS encoding benzoyl-CoA reductase subunit D has protein sequence MSNTIYTMGVDVGGSYVKGVLLAYDDATQKHTIVDKQTEKIRKRNPKDVVVELVDTLLERNNLNYDKDIKYLASTGEGEMVEKKTGHFYSMTTHAKGGIFFAPNAKTVVDMGGLYVRAVKVDSKGKVIDYKMTGQCASGSGQFIENISRYLGLAIEEVGEISLKADNPEVPSGICAVLAETDVINLVSKGLSTPNIVKGINLSIAQRVVKLLGALNAETPIALVGGMGMNVGMIQAVEELSQENKKASFEFIPHPDAIYSGAVGAAIWGGYRYYKLKDKQTAVVA, from the coding sequence ATGAGCAATACAATATATACCATGGGTGTTGATGTAGGAGGAAGCTATGTAAAAGGCGTTCTGCTTGCATACGATGATGCCACTCAAAAACATACCATCGTGGATAAACAAACTGAAAAAATCAGAAAAAGAAATCCAAAAGATGTAGTTGTTGAATTGGTTGATACCTTACTTGAAAGAAATAACCTAAACTACGACAAAGACATTAAATATCTTGCTTCTACAGGTGAAGGAGAAATGGTTGAAAAGAAAACCGGTCATTTTTACTCCATGACAACTCATGCTAAAGGAGGTATATTTTTTGCACCTAATGCTAAAACAGTTGTTGACATGGGTGGTCTTTACGTGCGCGCCGTAAAAGTTGATTCTAAAGGAAAAGTAATTGACTATAAAATGACAGGACAATGCGCTTCGGGCTCTGGTCAGTTCATTGAAAATATTTCTCGTTATCTCGGTTTGGCTATTGAAGAGGTTGGTGAAATTTCACTCAAAGCTGATAACCCTGAAGTACCATCGGGTATCTGCGCTGTGTTAGCAGAAACTGACGTCATCAACCTGGTTTCAAAAGGACTTTCAACTCCAAACATTGTAAAAGGCATTAATCTTTCCATTGCACAACGCGTTGTAAAACTACTTGGTGCATTGAACGCTGAAACACCAATTGCTTTGGTGGGCGGTATGGGAATGAACGTTGGAATGATTCAGGCAGTTGAAGAATTATCGCAAGAAAATAAAAAAGCTTCTTTTGAATTCATCCCGCATCCTGATGCAATTTATTCTGGTGCAGTTGGTGCAGCAATCTGGGGCGGTTATCGTTATTATAAACTGAAAGACAAACAAACTGCGGTTGTTGCCTAA
- a CDS encoding noncanonical pyrimidine nucleotidase, YjjG family codes for MAHSIKNIRHVFFDLDHTLWDFEKNSSAAIAEIFGDFELHRYVNSFEKFISQYQQINAEYWHRYNRGEIDKRRVRYGRFYDLFELYKIDDHITKAESFADAYLAIAPAKTHLFPHTHEILSYLGEKYKLHLISNGFKEVLEIKMTRTDLKKYFDVILSSEDVGVNKPDIRVFNHALNLSGAKKHESIMIGDSYDADILGAHNAGMQVIHFNPKGEAFDHDFVQISSLIDLRDLL; via the coding sequence ATGGCTCATTCAATAAAAAATATCAGACACGTTTTCTTTGATTTGGATCACACCTTATGGGATTTTGAAAAAAATTCATCGGCGGCTATTGCAGAAATATTTGGTGATTTTGAGCTGCACCGGTATGTGAATTCTTTTGAGAAATTTATCAGTCAATACCAACAAATCAACGCAGAGTATTGGCATCGGTATAATAGAGGTGAAATTGACAAACGAAGGGTTCGTTATGGCAGATTTTATGACTTGTTTGAATTGTACAAAATAGATGATCATATAACAAAGGCTGAGTCGTTTGCTGATGCTTATCTTGCTATTGCGCCTGCTAAGACACATCTTTTCCCACACACACATGAAATTTTATCTTACCTAGGTGAAAAATATAAATTGCATCTTATATCAAATGGGTTCAAAGAAGTGCTGGAGATAAAAATGACACGCACTGATTTGAAAAAATATTTTGACGTAATTCTTTCTTCAGAAGATGTGGGTGTGAATAAACCTGATATCAGGGTGTTTAATCATGCACTGAATTTATCAGGTGCTAAAAAACATGAGTCCATTATGATTGGAGATAGTTATGATGCAGATATTTTAGGCGCTCATAATGCCGGCATGCAAGTGATTCATTTTAACCCAAAAGGTGAGGCGTTTGATCATGATTTTGTTCAAATAAGTTCACTAATTGATTTGCGGGACTTGTTGTAA
- the bcrC gene encoding benzoyl-CoA reductase subunit C has product MKKSIEDILKECRELAFDLKFTRSRNWLKENPKGVVVGYMPIYFPREVIHAAGGLPVAIFGGGDRKEIIKGDAYYQSYICHIPRSIMELALDKHLDHMSGFIFPSICDVIRNLSGIFRQQKIGKFVKYMDFPQNFMPSIGGVFYQQEMQHVMDYVTELTGKKVTNEDMNKSIALYNTNRSLIEKIYDIRQEFPWRLSITDVYHIVRAGTVIPVEEHNAILEDVVEYMSGNVGIPQDKIKVVISGAFCEQPAVGLIRAIEDAGCYVVDDDYMLGSRMILGDIASYTSNGLEAIANSYIKQSQYSSSIYDVDDPKEHRLAKIVKKRGADGVIFASASFCDPSLLDAPIFQNAFNKMGIRYIAFQFSENINQYKVIKEQVGTFSDSIKLWEGEPA; this is encoded by the coding sequence ATGAAAAAATCAATTGAGGATATCTTGAAAGAGTGCAGAGAACTGGCATTTGATCTGAAATTTACAAGGTCAAGAAATTGGCTTAAAGAAAACCCAAAAGGAGTTGTTGTAGGTTATATGCCTATCTACTTTCCGCGTGAAGTGATTCACGCAGCAGGTGGATTACCAGTAGCAATTTTTGGTGGCGGTGACCGCAAAGAAATCATCAAAGGAGATGCCTACTATCAATCATATATCTGTCACATACCGCGCAGCATTATGGAGTTGGCATTGGATAAACACCTTGATCACATGAGTGGTTTTATCTTTCCTTCTATTTGTGATGTTATTCGCAATTTATCAGGTATTTTCAGACAACAAAAAATTGGAAAATTTGTCAAATACATGGATTTTCCTCAAAATTTCATGCCTTCTATTGGTGGAGTATTTTACCAACAAGAAATGCAACACGTGATGGATTATGTCACTGAGTTAACGGGTAAAAAAGTGACCAATGAGGACATGAATAAATCCATTGCGCTTTACAATACCAACCGCAGTCTGATTGAAAAAATTTACGATATCAGACAAGAATTTCCATGGAGACTTAGTATCACAGATGTGTATCATATTGTACGCGCAGGTACTGTCATTCCGGTTGAAGAACACAACGCAATTCTTGAAGATGTTGTAGAATACATGAGTGGTAACGTGGGTATACCACAAGATAAAATCAAAGTTGTTATCTCTGGTGCATTTTGTGAGCAACCGGCAGTTGGCTTGATTCGCGCAATTGAAGATGCCGGATGCTATGTGGTTGATGATGATTACATGCTTGGTTCACGAATGATTTTAGGAGACATTGCTTCCTACACATCAAATGGCTTAGAGGCAATTGCAAATTCTTATATTAAACAAAGTCAATACTCATCTTCTATTTATGATGTGGATGATCCAAAAGAACATCGCCTGGCAAAAATTGTTAAGAAAAGAGGAGCTGACGGAGTAATTTTTGCATCAGCCAGTTTCTGTGACCCGAGCTTGCTTGATGCGCCAATTTTCCAAAATGCATTCAATAAAATGGGTATTCGCTACATCGCATTCCAGTTCAGCGAAAACATCAATCAATATAAAGTAATCAAAGAACAAGTAGGAACATTCTCAGACTCTATCAAACTCTGGGAAGGAGAGCCTGCATAA
- a CDS encoding GNAT family N-acetyltransferase: MKLILSKDIDQEKWNRRIANWSGENIFMYTWYLDAVCNNWGGLVEGDYETILPISFTSRLGIKQFVQAPFTREYDIVGDQYNWEQALQFLSKEFKTIRFRNGSAEILKNKKLRRHQFLSLLAGIDEVKKNYSTNAKRILKKCQNFKIEESFEPEILLELFKKYVAPKIETITSKDIRFLHRLMLAAIQNKSGELLLVKEQNEIVAGGFFLKDKNRITYLKGAGSESAKKAGALYFLIDQAIVRYQNYGMLDFGGSDIAPVAEFYHKFGSTDRVYYEYEISDLPVWFKTLKKIRR, translated from the coding sequence ATGAAATTGATCTTATCCAAAGATATTGACCAAGAAAAATGGAACCGCCGCATTGCCAATTGGTCGGGTGAAAATATTTTTATGTACACTTGGTATCTTGATGCGGTGTGCAACAATTGGGGTGGTTTGGTTGAAGGCGATTATGAAACTATTTTACCGATTTCATTTACATCTCGGTTAGGTATAAAGCAATTTGTTCAGGCACCGTTTACAAGAGAATATGATATTGTTGGTGACCAGTACAATTGGGAGCAAGCTCTTCAGTTTTTGTCCAAAGAATTTAAAACTATCAGATTCAGAAATGGAAGCGCTGAAATTCTGAAAAACAAAAAGTTGCGCCGTCACCAGTTTTTATCTTTGTTAGCGGGTATTGATGAGGTGAAAAAAAATTACAGCACCAATGCAAAACGTATTCTAAAAAAGTGTCAGAATTTTAAAATTGAAGAGTCATTTGAACCTGAAATTCTACTTGAACTATTTAAGAAATATGTGGCGCCAAAAATTGAAACCATAACGTCAAAAGATATTCGGTTTTTACATCGGTTGATGCTTGCAGCAATTCAAAATAAGTCGGGTGAATTATTGCTTGTCAAAGAACAAAATGAGATTGTTGCGGGAGGCTTTTTTCTGAAAGATAAAAACCGAATCACCTATTTAAAGGGAGCAGGATCAGAGTCCGCAAAAAAAGCCGGTGCGCTTTATTTTCTCATTGATCAGGCAATTGTAAGGTATCAGAACTATGGTATGCTGGATTTTGGCGGATCAGATATTGCGCCGGTGGCAGAATTTTATCATAAATTTGGATCAACTGATCGGGTTTATTATGAGTATGAAATAAGTGATTTGCCGGTTTGGTTTAAAACATTAAAAAAAATTCGCCGATGA
- the bcrB gene encoding benzoyl-CoA reductase subunit B yields the protein MEAQKERSMILQKEMVSGLFNELGRAKETGRKVCYTFVPGNLSELIRTFDLLPVYPEINALQSAMRKKSAGYIKEAEKNAHSEDVCTYVKCDVGMMMKGNFGPTGEKIPEPDILLLSYTGCFTFLKWFETLKRLYPNAEVIMIHTPYQEAGKMTPEMTQYMVRQFREEVIPKMEKVTGIKYDEEKLKYHLNLAKEAQDWIAKIFETTKHKPSPIDAYFAGVYYIGPINIGFRGTPEAVEYYKALYEEIMERVRLGLGPITPEGEMKEEKYRLVVEGPPNWTSFREFWKLFYDMGAVIVASSYTKVGGVYDLGWRHDSTRPLESLSEYCMNCYTNLNIPQRIDLLSKCITEYSADGYVTNSIKSCNSFSAGQLGMMREIEDRLEIPVGFIESDLVDPRYFSYSNIKNRLESFFQMLEQRKKIVKTETV from the coding sequence ATGGAGGCTCAAAAAGAAAGAAGCATGATCCTACAGAAAGAAATGGTCAGTGGCCTTTTCAACGAACTTGGACGTGCTAAAGAAACCGGAAGAAAAGTGTGCTACACATTTGTACCCGGTAACTTGTCAGAACTTATACGCACCTTTGATTTATTACCTGTTTATCCTGAAATCAATGCGCTGCAAAGTGCTATGCGTAAAAAATCAGCAGGATACATCAAAGAAGCTGAAAAAAACGCTCACTCTGAAGATGTTTGTACTTACGTAAAATGTGATGTAGGTATGATGATGAAAGGAAACTTCGGTCCTACCGGAGAAAAAATTCCTGAACCAGATATTCTACTCCTCAGCTACACCGGATGCTTTACCTTTCTCAAATGGTTTGAAACTTTAAAAAGATTGTATCCAAATGCTGAAGTAATCATGATTCATACGCCATATCAGGAAGCCGGAAAAATGACTCCTGAAATGACTCAGTACATGGTTCGTCAGTTCCGTGAAGAAGTGATTCCGAAAATGGAAAAAGTTACCGGCATCAAATACGATGAAGAAAAACTGAAATACCACTTGAATCTTGCAAAAGAAGCGCAAGACTGGATTGCAAAAATATTTGAAACCACCAAACACAAACCGTCTCCTATTGACGCTTATTTTGCCGGCGTTTATTATATCGGACCTATCAATATCGGTTTCAGAGGTACACCTGAAGCGGTTGAATACTATAAAGCACTTTATGAAGAAATCATGGAGCGCGTAAGATTAGGACTTGGACCAATCACACCGGAAGGAGAGATGAAGGAAGAAAAATATCGTCTAGTTGTTGAAGGGCCACCAAACTGGACAAGTTTCCGTGAATTCTGGAAGTTATTCTATGACATGGGTGCAGTTATCGTTGCTTCATCTTATACCAAAGTTGGTGGTGTATATGACCTCGGCTGGAGACATGATTCAACGCGTCCACTGGAATCTCTTTCAGAATATTGTATGAATTGTTATACCAATCTGAACATTCCTCAACGTATTGATTTGTTGTCAAAATGTATTACTGAATACTCAGCTGATGGATATGTTACCAACTCAATTAAAAGTTGTAATTCTTTCTCTGCTGGTCAGCTTGGTATGATGCGTGAAATTGAAGATCGTTTGGAAATACCTGTAGGATTTATTGAATCTGACTTGGTTGACCCGCGTTACTTCTCTTACTCTAATATTAAAAATCGTCTTGAATCATTCTTTCAAATGTTGGAGCAACGCAAAAAAATTGTAAAAACCGAAACTGTCTAA
- a CDS encoding Na(+)-translocating NADH-quinone reductase subunit A codes for MSKTITIRKGLDIKLLGEAEKVKSGVEFADNFVIRTTDFHGLIPKLTVKAGDQVKAGSTIFLDKGRPEIRFASPVAGEITDIVRGEKRKILQINIKATAENAYEDFGVKDPSKLSKDEVKQQLLASGAWPFIKMRPIDIIANPADEPKAIFVSAFDSSPLAPDYDFIMHGEGAAFQAGITALSKLTSGKVHLTLNGNTTADVAFSNAKDCQINKINGKHPAGNVGTQIHHIDPINKGQVVWTVNAQDVAIIGRVFLTGKFQAERVIALAGSEVKNPKYYKMTIGSSLKKLLTGTINEGKVRIISGNVLTGDKITADSHIGYYHNQVTVIPEGDEPKFLITKGWMGPGLGKFSINRSYFSWLMPGKKYALDTNLNGERRNFVVTGELEKVFPFDIYPMQLIKSVMYKDLDLMEKLGIYEVAPEDFALCEFVCTSKIDIQDVIRKGLDEVYTECM; via the coding sequence ATGTCTAAGACTATCACCATCAGAAAAGGTCTTGATATCAAATTATTAGGTGAAGCAGAGAAGGTAAAGAGCGGGGTAGAATTCGCAGATAATTTTGTTATCAGGACAACCGACTTCCATGGGTTGATTCCAAAACTCACAGTAAAAGCAGGAGACCAAGTAAAAGCAGGAAGCACAATTTTCCTGGATAAGGGTAGACCGGAAATTCGGTTTGCATCGCCTGTTGCCGGTGAAATTACGGATATTGTCCGCGGAGAAAAACGGAAAATTTTACAAATCAACATCAAGGCAACTGCTGAAAATGCTTATGAAGATTTTGGAGTGAAAGATCCTTCAAAGCTTTCTAAAGATGAAGTTAAACAGCAACTACTTGCATCTGGTGCTTGGCCGTTTATTAAAATGCGCCCAATTGATATCATCGCTAACCCGGCTGATGAACCAAAAGCAATTTTTGTTTCGGCTTTTGACTCGTCTCCACTTGCACCTGATTATGATTTTATCATGCACGGTGAGGGAGCAGCTTTTCAAGCAGGTATAACTGCCTTGTCAAAATTAACCAGCGGTAAAGTGCATTTGACCTTGAATGGAAATACCACCGCTGATGTTGCTTTTTCAAACGCAAAAGATTGTCAAATCAATAAAATAAATGGTAAGCATCCTGCAGGTAATGTTGGTACACAAATCCATCATATTGACCCCATAAATAAAGGTCAAGTGGTATGGACAGTGAACGCGCAAGATGTTGCTATCATCGGACGAGTTTTTCTTACTGGTAAATTTCAGGCTGAACGCGTAATTGCGCTCGCAGGTTCTGAGGTGAAAAATCCGAAATATTATAAAATGACCATTGGTTCTTCCCTGAAAAAATTATTGACCGGTACAATCAATGAAGGTAAGGTGCGCATAATTTCAGGTAACGTATTGACAGGTGATAAAATCACAGCGGATAGTCATATTGGATATTACCATAATCAAGTTACCGTAATCCCTGAAGGAGACGAACCAAAATTCCTGATCACCAAAGGTTGGATGGGACCCGGACTTGGAAAATTCTCCATCAATCGCTCATACTTCTCATGGCTGATGCCGGGTAAAAAATATGCGCTGGATACCAATCTCAATGGTGAGCGCAGAAATTTTGTGGTAACCGGTGAGCTTGAAAAAGTTTTCCCGTTTGATATCTATCCAATGCAACTCATTAAATCAGTCATGTATAAAGATCTTGACCTGATGGAGAAATTAGGAATTTATGAAGTTGCTCCTGAAGATTTTGCTTTGTGTGAGTTTGTCTGCACATCAAAAATTGATATCCAAGATGTCATCCGTAAAGGACTTGACGAAGTATATACTGAATGCATGTAA